A stretch of the Flavobacterium aquiphilum genome encodes the following:
- a CDS encoding RHS repeat-associated core domain-containing protein produces the protein MRGYPFGEQLPGRNSQGNYRYAFQGQELDKETGMEAFQLRLWDGRIGRWLNPDPYGQNYSPYMGMGNNPISMIDPDGGNCTDANGNSVPCGDMNSAYKNSSTDIAQLNEVVIQGKPKSYSLGDLEYDFYKYGNKFDILADKFGQGFGQLIGSLHPGVGLLNAYKGFTEGHDMFGNEMGKGGATFEGAMAVVPFIKIGKLLPEGKYILHHIASNKHLSKFTPQYEAIASKLGLKLDAAWNKILITDVRHYSRHPKQYHQFVLEGMQAAEAGAEGNVTKFLELYDEYVIQPLIKNPDIVNKTGWK, from the coding sequence ATAAGAGGTTATCCTTTTGGAGAGCAGCTTCCAGGAAGGAATTCCCAAGGAAATTACAGATACGCTTTCCAAGGACAAGAGCTCGATAAGGAAACAGGAATGGAGGCGTTTCAACTGAGGCTCTGGGATGGAAGGATTGGAAGGTGGTTGAATCCTGACCCGTATGGTCAAAATTATTCGCCATATATGGGAATGGGGAATAATCCAATAAGTATGATTGACCCTGATGGTGGGAATTGTACTGATGCGAATGGTAATTCTGTTCCTTGTGGGGATATGAATAGCGCCTATAAGAATTCATCAACTGATATTGCACAATTAAATGAAGTTGTAATTCAAGGGAAACCTAAGAGTTATTCATTAGGAGACTTAGAGTATGACTTTTATAAATATGGCAATAAATTTGACATTCTAGCAGATAAATTTGGGCAAGGTTTTGGACAATTAATTGGCTCTTTACATCCTGGAGTGGGCTTATTAAATGCCTATAAAGGATTTACAGAAGGTCATGATATGTTTGGTAATGAAATGGGCAAAGGTGGGGCAACATTTGAAGGAGCTATGGCTGTTGTACCTTTTATTAAGATTGGAAAGTTATTACCAGAAGGGAAATATATCTTGCATCATATTGCATCTAATAAACATCTTTCTAAATTTACTCCCCAATATGAAGCTATTGCTAGTAAACTTGGACTAAAGCTTGATGCAGCTTGGAATAAAATTCTAATTACAGATGTGCGCCATTATTCAAGGCATCCAAAACAATATCATCAATTTGTATTAGAAGGTATGCAAGCCGCTGAGGCGGGAGCTGAAGGAAATGTAACTAAGTTCCTAGAGCTGTATGATGAATATGTAATACAGCCACTTATAAAAAACCCAGATATAGTAAACAAAACAGGTTGGAAGTAA
- a CDS encoding RHS repeat domain-containing protein, with product MMKNILYLLVLVPIFVFGYGHPKTNKHPKTGCHKTITNPQQYPDYYQSIESRFLVGSTDWTSDGAIGTIKVTNNYLSVNFDASWTYNQSFVTGVIASLNIYPALPNMELGQIYGNNAESGYFAKIEDNKLVIYTLTPNSSTYFNTFYLGFEIDLNCATNWYADSDQDGYGDPNQTPIFDCFKPNGYVSNNSDCDDSNATVVYRRWYFDNDNDGYGSTGYVDSCTKPGDTSYALNNTDCDDTDPSVHGTASWALDVNGDGIISDLDGTPTYVSSCIKPDANYVPVTDDRSHWIHEVSYDIDGNLTSASRAFFDDFGKSTVVLSKDMVSKKIWGTEIGYDNFGRPDKSSFIAPSNLTNFSRVSFLNPVYPTPETSTIPVNQSVDNITSSQNVQAGYTVTATGSISPGLNVTFEANSIILGNGFSVSGASGGTFTAIAKKTTSSTSSSDSPFFSYYSDNNTMEPYQATADQAYTQTNYDILNPNNVINVVGGNRINGQWKTGYSYIVPAAQELYYVFGSDFYDGNITESGEEVISKFFKTVIVDANGVENVSFSDAEGKVLATARSGGALTYPVVSLIGTQGFIDVHIPAGISSDQISLIGDISLYKIFDLKTGTYANRPLTGGNAYRIEAYNPPVTDPKVYISNGAPTYDSGALGISYSVNYYDYAVNVYNKTGQLIKSIQPNGYVANTTIVGTPDHMKTTNNNFASTFKYDGLGQLIEATSVDEGTSRFDYRDDGQISFSQSALQLQNKEVSYTKYDDLARPVASGVAKTDWQSRSDEFETVVHKEQTFTVYDYPQNYANYVEELPSNLTLENVLASAGISATNYMQQNLSGNVAVTFTKPATTITAISWYSYDIYGRIEWMVQYNEGIGAKTIHYYYDHKGNVTSVVFQKDKNAEQFIHRYTYDANSVLIKVETATYGTPFITHADYSYYQTGELKRVNIAQGLQGLDYVYTLGGQLKSINHPSLDSAKDPGLDGLIGSPNAFVKPDVFGITLDYYEGDYLRTGRNIMSSPSAGADYNGNIKAARWANKDSSMDLSGSTINPKAYLYNYDRNNWLTGATFGDANKSTAEISPLSKYKETGLTYDANGNIKSLQRTDENGAVVDNLTYNYTNAGKNQLNSVSDSAAATADITDIENQNPNNYVYDAIGQLTQNISENLYYFYNTQGLVSEVKKGSSILVKFFYNERGQRIRKESYNSSTGALQSTTFYALDLSGNTLAVYNLPTGGGIVQTDLSIFGLSRLGVYNRASATSSYEITDHLGNVRAVIQKVSGSPVMQSFADYYPFGEQLPGRNSQGNYRYAFQGQELDKETNMEAFQLRLWDGRLGRWLSPDPMGEFHSPYLGMGNTPIGAIDPNGGDIIYLNASTSVPVPGGLGYFGHAAVLIGNDHDGWRYLSMNGTGEGAAPSGGSRNADLGDIPYRNGFGNDFRGTKLTAHQVMEIVNNSNKNESHNYNRAIRIKTSTFEDGIAYQAAKKQASGANYNILGSSCIDVPQEALERVVAHRLNIQSGKDPFFWNNRVSFFDRGGYGFNMLIPNQWFNNFNFFMRNINSDLQVNKFQYNNVPKYNIIVGPITEK from the coding sequence ATGATGAAAAATATACTTTATCTTTTAGTGTTAGTGCCAATATTTGTTTTTGGATACGGACACCCAAAAACAAACAAGCATCCTAAAACAGGCTGTCATAAAACTATAACAAATCCTCAACAATACCCTGATTACTATCAATCAATAGAATCACGTTTTTTGGTGGGTTCAACTGACTGGACTTCGGATGGCGCAATAGGAACAATTAAGGTGACCAATAATTATTTGTCTGTTAATTTTGATGCTTCTTGGACGTACAACCAAAGTTTTGTGACCGGGGTAATTGCTTCTCTTAACATATATCCGGCACTACCTAATATGGAATTAGGTCAAATTTATGGTAATAACGCAGAATCAGGTTATTTTGCTAAAATTGAAGACAATAAATTAGTGATTTATACATTAACTCCGAACAGTAGTACTTATTTTAATACTTTTTATTTAGGTTTCGAGATTGATTTAAATTGTGCTACAAACTGGTATGCAGACAGTGATCAGGATGGCTATGGTGATCCAAATCAAACTCCTATTTTTGATTGTTTTAAACCAAATGGTTATGTATCCAATAATTCTGATTGTGATGATTCTAATGCAACTGTAGTGTACCGGCGTTGGTATTTTGACAATGATAATGATGGTTATGGTTCTACTGGATATGTTGACTCGTGCACTAAACCAGGGGATACTAGTTATGCCCTTAATAATACTGACTGTGATGATACTGATCCTTCCGTACATGGAACTGCTAGTTGGGCGCTTGATGTCAATGGAGATGGAATAATTTCAGATCTTGATGGAACGCCAACTTATGTTAGCTCTTGCATAAAGCCTGATGCTAATTATGTACCCGTAACAGACGATCGAAGTCATTGGATCCATGAAGTTTCTTATGATATAGATGGTAATCTTACCAGTGCTTCTAGAGCCTTTTTTGACGACTTTGGGAAATCTACCGTTGTTCTATCAAAAGATATGGTTTCAAAAAAAATTTGGGGAACTGAGATTGGCTATGATAATTTTGGAAGACCAGACAAGTCCTCTTTTATAGCACCGTCAAATTTGACAAACTTTAGCAGAGTTTCTTTTCTTAATCCTGTTTACCCAACTCCGGAAACATCAACTATTCCTGTTAATCAATCCGTTGATAACATCACTAGCAGTCAGAATGTTCAGGCTGGATATACCGTTACGGCCACCGGAAGCATAAGTCCTGGACTAAATGTCACTTTTGAGGCGAATAGTATAATTTTGGGCAACGGTTTTAGTGTTAGCGGAGCTTCAGGCGGGACTTTTACGGCTATCGCAAAAAAAACGACTAGTAGTACATCCTCTTCCGATTCTCCGTTTTTTAGTTATTATTCCGATAATAACACCATGGAGCCTTATCAGGCAACTGCCGATCAGGCTTATACCCAAACCAACTATGATATCCTTAATCCCAATAATGTCATCAACGTTGTGGGAGGAAATAGAATTAACGGGCAATGGAAAACAGGTTATTCTTATATTGTTCCAGCGGCTCAGGAATTGTACTATGTGTTTGGTTCAGATTTCTATGACGGAAATATCACTGAAAGCGGAGAGGAAGTGATCTCGAAATTCTTTAAAACGGTTATTGTTGATGCTAATGGAGTGGAAAACGTTTCTTTTTCAGATGCCGAAGGCAAAGTATTGGCGACTGCCCGTTCCGGTGGGGCATTAACTTATCCGGTTGTGTCACTAATCGGAACTCAAGGGTTTATAGATGTACATATTCCAGCTGGAATTTCTTCAGACCAAATTTCATTGATAGGGGATATCTCTTTGTATAAAATATTTGATCTCAAAACAGGAACGTATGCAAATAGACCTTTAACGGGAGGGAACGCTTATCGTATTGAAGCATATAACCCTCCTGTGACAGATCCCAAAGTCTATATTTCTAATGGAGCCCCTACCTATGATTCAGGTGCGCTGGGAATATCATATAGTGTAAACTATTACGATTATGCCGTAAATGTATATAACAAAACAGGCCAACTCATAAAATCGATACAGCCCAACGGTTATGTTGCCAATACTACTATTGTAGGAACACCTGACCATATGAAGACCACCAATAATAATTTTGCATCTACTTTTAAATATGATGGGTTGGGACAATTAATAGAAGCGACAAGTGTCGATGAAGGAACTAGTAGGTTTGATTACAGGGATGACGGACAGATTAGTTTTTCGCAAAGTGCTTTACAGCTCCAAAACAAGGAGGTGTCATATACCAAATATGATGATTTGGCAAGACCTGTTGCCTCAGGGGTTGCTAAAACAGATTGGCAATCAAGAAGTGATGAGTTTGAAACAGTGGTTCATAAAGAACAAACTTTTACAGTTTATGATTATCCTCAAAATTACGCTAACTATGTAGAAGAGTTGCCTTCCAATCTGACATTAGAAAATGTTTTAGCCTCTGCAGGAATTTCAGCTACAAATTACATGCAGCAGAACCTCTCCGGCAATGTTGCTGTTACGTTCACAAAACCCGCTACAACAATTACAGCCATAAGCTGGTACAGCTATGATATTTATGGCAGAATTGAATGGATGGTACAATATAATGAAGGCATTGGAGCTAAAACGATTCATTATTATTACGATCATAAAGGAAATGTGACTTCGGTAGTATTTCAAAAAGATAAAAACGCAGAGCAATTTATCCATAGATACACCTATGATGCCAATTCGGTATTGATCAAAGTGGAAACGGCCACATATGGAACTCCTTTTATCACCCATGCCGATTATTCTTATTACCAGACAGGCGAACTCAAGCGTGTGAATATTGCACAGGGACTGCAAGGTTTGGACTATGTTTATACTTTGGGCGGACAGCTTAAAAGCATCAACCACCCTAGTCTAGACTCAGCAAAAGATCCTGGGCTTGACGGATTGATAGGCTCTCCAAATGCATTTGTAAAGCCTGATGTATTTGGAATCACACTGGATTATTACGAGGGAGATTATTTAAGGACAGGTCGAAACATCATGTCTTCTCCTTCTGCCGGAGCTGATTATAACGGTAATATTAAGGCGGCAAGATGGGCGAACAAAGATAGCAGTATGGATTTAAGTGGTTCGACCATTAACCCAAAAGCTTATTTATACAATTATGACCGCAACAACTGGCTTACGGGAGCCACTTTTGGTGATGCAAATAAATCCACCGCTGAGATAAGCCCGCTTTCTAAATACAAGGAAACCGGTTTGACCTATGATGCCAATGGAAATATCAAAAGCCTACAACGAACCGATGAAAATGGTGCGGTAGTGGATAATTTGACTTATAATTACACCAATGCAGGAAAAAACCAATTAAACAGTGTAAGCGATAGTGCTGCGGCAACTGCAGACATAACTGATATAGAAAACCAAAACCCTAATAACTATGTTTATGATGCCATTGGGCAATTAACACAAAATATTTCCGAAAATTTATATTACTTTTACAACACTCAGGGGTTAGTTAGCGAAGTAAAAAAAGGCTCGAGCATCTTGGTGAAGTTCTTTTACAACGAGAGAGGCCAACGTATTAGAAAGGAAAGTTATAATAGCAGCACAGGTGCTTTACAAAGTACCACTTTTTATGCCTTGGATTTATCCGGAAACACTCTTGCCGTTTATAATTTACCCACTGGAGGCGGTATAGTTCAAACTGATTTGTCTATCTTTGGCCTTAGTAGATTAGGCGTTTACAATAGGGCGAGCGCAACAAGTTCTTATGAAATTACGGATCATTTAGGCAATGTCAGAGCCGTAATCCAGAAAGTGAGCGGCAGTCCTGTAATGCAGTCTTTTGCCGATTACTATCCTTTTGGAGAGCAGCTTCCAGGAAGGAATTCCCAAGGAAATTACAGGTACGCTTTTCAGGGGCAGGAGCTCGACAAGGAAACCAATATGGAAGCGTTTCAGTTAAGGCTTTGGGATGGTAGATTGGGAAGATGGTTGAGTCCTGACCCAATGGGCGAATTTCATAGTCCCTATCTTGGCATGGGAAATACTCCAATTGGAGCGATAGACCCTAATGGAGGAGATATAATTTATTTAAATGCATCAACCTCAGTTCCTGTACCTGGTGGCCTAGGGTATTTTGGACATGCTGCCGTATTAATTGGTAATGACCACGATGGTTGGAGATATTTGTCAATGAATGGAACTGGAGAAGGAGCGGCTCCATCGGGAGGAAGTAGAAATGCTGACCTTGGTGATATCCCATATAGAAATGGTTTTGGTAATGATTTTAGAGGAACTAAATTAACAGCACATCAAGTTATGGAAATAGTTAATAATTCAAATAAAAATGAAAGCCATAATTATAACAGAGCAATTAGAATTAAAACCTCCACTTTTGAAGATGGTATAGCGTATCAAGCAGCGAAGAAGCAAGCTAGTGGAGCTAATTATAATATATTGGGGTCATCTTGTATTGATGTACCGCAAGAAGCTCTTGAACGTGTTGTAGCACACAGATTAAATATACAGTCAGGTAAAGACCCGTTTTTTTGGAATAATCGAGTTAGTTTCTTTGATAGAGGGGGGTATGGATTTAATATGCTCATACCTAACCAATGGTTTAATAATTTCAATTTTTTTATGAGAAATATAAATTCCGATTTGCAGGTGAATAAATTTCAATATAATAATGTTCCTAAATATAATATTATTGTCGGACCAATAACAGAAAAATGA
- a CDS encoding imm11 family protein: MKEYFFLADKVKRGTAFAYTEDETPLSHELVPELKTKLELPFDLILKKVVFGKAKLQVSNDLSDLKYLWLDYQPNNLAWPLMSEKMKNVVCDNMTGEEAIVWMKVNVKSEKEKRVYFIPRFEKKMDVLDEQKTIFAQGTKHIVKPVFSYEKIMNYNIFHKPQLFWEITSGIYVSEVIKKAIQKEKLTGVDFEEISVV; encoded by the coding sequence ATGAAAGAATATTTTTTTTTAGCGGATAAAGTAAAGAGAGGTACTGCTTTTGCATACACAGAAGATGAAACTCCTTTGTCTCATGAGTTAGTTCCTGAGTTAAAAACAAAATTAGAATTGCCATTTGATTTAATTTTAAAGAAAGTTGTCTTTGGTAAAGCTAAATTGCAAGTGAGTAATGATTTGTCAGACTTAAAATATTTATGGCTGGATTATCAACCTAATAATCTTGCATGGCCTTTAATGTCAGAAAAAATGAAGAATGTAGTTTGTGATAATATGACAGGAGAAGAAGCTATTGTTTGGATGAAGGTAAATGTAAAGTCAGAGAAGGAAAAAAGAGTTTATTTTATTCCACGGTTTGAAAAAAAAATGGATGTATTAGATGAACAAAAAACTATATTTGCGCAAGGAACAAAGCATATTGTTAAACCTGTCTTTTCATATGAAAAAATTATGAATTATAATATATTTCACAAACCACAATTATTTTGGGAAATCACATCAGGAATTTATGTTAGTGAAGTGATTAAAAAAGCAATCCAAAAAGAAAAGTTAACTGGTGTAGATTTTGAAGAAATATCTGTAGTATAA
- a CDS encoding type II secretion system F family protein, whose product MAFKIENTPNKKNVQPKSQNSIEALLKKEITLFGNSFNNKKKQAFYLELAVLLKAGVSFKEGLSLIIESVKKNADKDLMQNILNEVVNGKPFSEALRLSKSFTEYEYYSIQIGEETGTTAQVCQELGYFFERKNEQKRIIIAALTYPSIVLSTAVLVVVFMLSYVVPMFQDIFKQNHMELPVLTQFIVKLSICTKTYGLYFLVTIIAFIISTQFFKDNLKYKRTLHYFLVKIPVLGTFMAKVYLAQFTQAVTLLTTAKVPLLNSIQMVKKMIQFVPLQEALEKVENSILKGNSLSSSLKNTPLFDNRIISLVKVAEETNQTEFVFKQLSEQYNQEVIQQSKLMTTVLEPFIILFIGVLVAVLLIAMYLPMFQLSSAIN is encoded by the coding sequence ATGGCCTTTAAAATAGAAAATACTCCAAATAAAAAAAATGTTCAGCCAAAAAGTCAGAATAGTATCGAAGCCCTTCTGAAAAAAGAAATTACTCTTTTTGGAAATAGTTTTAACAACAAAAAAAAGCAGGCTTTTTACCTCGAACTAGCTGTTTTACTTAAAGCTGGTGTAAGCTTTAAGGAAGGACTCTCACTCATTATTGAGTCAGTAAAGAAAAATGCCGACAAAGATTTGATGCAAAACATCTTAAATGAAGTGGTGAACGGAAAACCTTTTTCAGAGGCATTACGCCTTTCAAAATCATTTACAGAATATGAGTATTACTCTATTCAGATTGGTGAAGAAACGGGAACTACTGCACAGGTATGTCAAGAACTGGGATACTTCTTTGAACGCAAAAACGAACAGAAAAGAATTATCATCGCAGCACTTACCTATCCTTCTATAGTACTAAGCACCGCTGTTTTAGTAGTTGTTTTCATGCTGAGTTATGTTGTACCCATGTTTCAGGACATCTTTAAGCAAAACCATATGGAACTTCCAGTCCTGACGCAGTTTATTGTAAAACTGTCGATTTGCACCAAAACGTATGGACTATACTTTTTGGTTACTATTATTGCTTTTATCATTTCAACTCAATTTTTTAAGGATAATCTAAAGTACAAAAGAACTCTTCATTATTTTTTAGTAAAAATTCCTGTTTTGGGTACTTTTATGGCTAAAGTCTATCTGGCACAATTTACCCAGGCAGTTACGTTACTGACCACGGCCAAAGTTCCTTTACTGAATAGTATCCAAATGGTAAAAAAAATGATTCAATTTGTACCATTGCAAGAAGCACTAGAGAAAGTCGAAAACAGTATTCTCAAAGGAAACAGTTTAAGCTCCAGCCTAAAAAACACTCCTCTTTTTGATAACCGAATAATCTCCTTAGTAAAAGTTGCCGAAGAAACAAATCAGACAGAATTTGTTTTTAAACAACTCAGCGAACAATATAATCAGGAAGTGATACAGCAATCAAAACTAATGACTACTGTTTTAGAGCCTTTTATAATTCTTTTTATCGGAGTTTTGGTAGCTGTTTTATTGATAGCAATGTACTTACCAATGTTCCAGTTAAGCAGTGCAATAAACTAG
- a CDS encoding beta strand repeat-containing protein, with translation MKNLLKLFLILLLLLNAINTNAQNNNGNGANHPSGGLSTGWGGPTVIFANSPTSNTNVGIGTTNPTARLEVVGDVKTGPFTSTGEIKANSIISIGDFTSKNGFFTNSVGIGTNTPTAKLEVIGNIKAGPITSTGLLQANSITSIGDFNSNNGFFIGNVGIGTTTPTAKLEVIGDVKTGAITSSGPIKGNSITSTGLIQGSSITSEGLIQAGSINSTGNINASNGLFTNNVGIGTATPTAKLEVVGDLKTGPITSTGLIQGKSIAMDGDIKSDNGFFIGSVGIGTTTPTAKLEVVGDVKTGAITSTGAIQGNSITSTGLIQAGSINSTGNINANNGLFANNVGIGTITPTAKLEVAGDLKAGQITSTGLIQGKSIAMEGDIKSDNGFFTNNVGIGTTTPTAKLEVVGDIKAGPITSSGTILANSITSTGSIQASSVTSSGLIQASSITSEGLVQAGSINSTGNINANNGLFANNVGIGTANPTAKLEVAGDLKAGQITSTGLIQGKSIAMEGDIKSDNGFFTNNVGIGTTTPTAKLEVVGDLKAGPITSSGAIQANSISSTGLIQASSINSSGLIQASSITSEGTIQAGSINSVGNITTTGTILAKSIAMDGDINSKNGFFTNNVGIGTTTPTAKLEVVGDLKVGPITSTGAIQANSVTSTGLIQANSITSSGTIQGNSITAEGLIQAGSINSTGNINANNGLFANNVGIGTTTPNAKLDVAGDLKAGQITSTGLIQGKSIAMEGDIKSDNGFFANNVGIGTTTPTAKLEVVGDLKAGPITSSGAIQANSITSTGLIQASSLTSSGLIQASSITSEGTIQAGSINSVGNITTAGTIQAKSIAMDGDINSKNGFFTNNVGIGTATPTAKLEVVGDFKSGAITSTGSIQATAINSTGDINGSNGLFTNNVGVGTTTPSAKLEVVGDLKSGPITSTGLIQANSITSAGDISGNNGLFANNVGIGTSTPSAKLEVVGDFKSGAITSTGLIQGNSITSTGDINGTNGLFTTSIGIGTSNFADGADTYKLSVKGKVRAEEIKVYNTWADYVFAVDYKLPTLKEVEAYIKENGHLQNVPSAKEVTEKGLALGEMAKIQQEKIEELTLYVIQQNKEIEELKLQVKALLNKK, from the coding sequence ATGAAAAATCTATTAAAATTATTCCTTATATTATTATTACTTTTAAATGCAATTAATACAAATGCACAAAACAATAATGGTAATGGAGCGAATCACCCCTCTGGCGGATTAAGCACAGGTTGGGGTGGTCCAACTGTTATTTTTGCTAACTCACCAACTTCAAATACTAATGTCGGAATTGGAACAACAAACCCTACAGCAAGACTTGAGGTTGTGGGAGACGTAAAAACAGGTCCTTTTACTTCTACAGGTGAAATAAAGGCTAATTCTATCATTTCAATAGGTGACTTCACATCAAAGAATGGTTTTTTTACAAATAGTGTAGGTATTGGAACAAATACACCTACTGCAAAACTTGAAGTGATTGGAAATATAAAAGCAGGCCCAATTACATCTACAGGTTTATTGCAAGCAAATTCTATAACTTCAATCGGTGACTTTAATTCTAACAATGGTTTTTTCATTGGTAATGTGGGGATTGGAACTACTACCCCTACAGCAAAACTAGAGGTAATTGGTGATGTAAAAACAGGTGCAATTACATCTAGTGGTCCAATAAAAGGAAATTCAATTACATCGACAGGATTAATTCAAGGTAGTTCTATCACTTCTGAAGGATTGATTCAAGCTGGTTCTATAAATTCTACCGGAAATATCAATGCTAGCAACGGTCTATTTACAAACAATGTTGGAATTGGGACAGCTACTCCTACTGCTAAATTGGAAGTAGTCGGTGACCTAAAAACTGGACCAATAACTTCAACAGGATTAATACAAGGAAAATCCATTGCTATGGATGGTGACATAAAATCAGATAATGGTTTTTTTATTGGTAGTGTAGGAATTGGGACTACTACTCCTACAGCAAAACTGGAAGTAGTTGGTGATGTCAAGACTGGTGCAATTACATCTACTGGTGCAATACAAGGAAATTCGATTACGTCTACAGGATTAATTCAGGCCGGATCCATTAATTCTACTGGAAATATTAATGCAAATAATGGTTTATTTGCAAACAATGTAGGAATCGGAACTATTACCCCTACTGCTAAGCTTGAAGTCGCTGGAGACCTTAAAGCGGGACAAATTACATCTACAGGATTAATTCAGGGAAAATCTATTGCAATGGAAGGTGATATTAAATCAGATAATGGTTTTTTTACCAATAATGTGGGAATCGGAACTACGACTCCAACAGCTAAATTAGAAGTTGTTGGGGATATAAAAGCTGGTCCAATTACTTCAAGCGGAACAATACTAGCAAATTCAATCACTTCTACAGGATCAATTCAGGCTAGTTCCGTTACTTCATCTGGTTTAATCCAAGCTAGTTCTATTACTTCTGAAGGATTGGTTCAAGCAGGTTCAATCAATTCTACAGGAAATATCAATGCTAATAATGGTTTGTTTGCAAATAATGTTGGAATTGGAACAGCTAATCCTACTGCTAAGCTAGAAGTAGCTGGCGACCTAAAAGCAGGACAAATTACATCTACAGGATTAATTCAAGGAAAATCAATCGCTATGGAAGGCGATATAAAATCGGACAATGGTTTTTTTACCAATAATGTCGGAATCGGAACCACTACTCCAACCGCAAAATTAGAAGTAGTGGGAGATTTAAAAGCAGGTCCAATTACATCTAGTGGAGCTATACAAGCAAATTCAATTTCTTCTACAGGATTAATTCAAGCTAGTTCCATTAATTCATCTGGTTTAATCCAAGCTAGTTCTATAACTTCTGAAGGAACAATTCAAGCCGGTTCAATCAATTCAGTTGGAAATATAACAACTACTGGAACAATACTAGCTAAATCCATTGCAATGGATGGAGACATTAACTCAAAAAATGGTTTTTTTACCAATAATGTGGGAATCGGAACTACGACTCCAACCGCAAAATTAGAAGTAGTTGGTGATTTAAAAGTGGGGCCAATTACATCTACAGGAGCAATACAAGCAAATTCAGTCACTTCTACAGGATTAATCCAAGCCAATTCAATTACATCATCGGGAACAATACAAGGTAACTCTATTACAGCCGAAGGATTGATTCAAGCCGGTTCCATTAATTCTACGGGAAACATCAATGCCAACAATGGTTTATTTGCAAATAATGTTGGTATTGGAACAACTACCCCTAATGCTAAGCTTGACGTGGCTGGAGACCTAAAAGCGGGACAAATTACATCTACAGGATTAATTCAAGGAAAATCAATCGCTATGGAAGGCGATATAAAATCGGACAATGGTTTTTTCGCCAATAATGTCGGAATCGGAACCACTACTCCAACGGCAAAATTAGAAGTAGTTGGTGATTTAAAAGCAGGTCCAATTACATCTAGTGGAGCTATACAAGCAAATTCAATTACTTCTACTGGACTAATTCAGGCTAGTTCCCTTACTTCATCTGGTTTAATCCAAGCTAGTTCTATTACTTCTGAAGGGACAATTCAAGCTGGTTCGATCAATTCAGTTGGAAATATTACAACAGCTGGAACAATACAAGCTAAATCCATAGCAATGGATGGTGACATTAATTCAAAAAATGGTTTTTTTACCAATAATGTTGGTATTGGTACAGCAACGCCAACCGCAAAACTTGAAGTAGTTGGAGATTTTAAATCTGGTGCAATAACATCAACTGGATCAATACAAGCAACCGCTATTAATTCTACAGGTGATATTAATGGTAGCAATGGACTATTTACAAACAATGTAGGAGTAGGAACTACTACACCTTCAGCAAAACTTGAAGTAGTTGGCGATTTGAAATCCGGACCGATAACATCAACGGGGCTGATACAAGCAAATTCTATTACCTCTGCCGGAGACATCTCGGGTAATAATGGACTATTCGCAAACAATGTAGGAATCGGTACTTCTACACCTTCCGCAAAACTTGAAGTAGTTGGAGATTTTAAGTCAGGTGCAATTACATCAACTGGATTAATACAAGGAAATTCAATTACCTCTACTGGTGATATTAATGGTACAAATGGCTTATTTACAACTAGCATCGGAATTGGAACCTCTAATTTTGCCGACGGTGCTGACACTTATAAACTATCTGTAAAAGGAAAAGTAAGAGCTGAAGAAATTAAAGTATATAATACCTGGGCCGATTATGTTTTTGCAGTTGATTACAAATTACCAACTTTAAAAGAAGTTGAGGCTTATATTAAAGAAAATGGTCATTTACAAAACGTTCCTTCTGCTAAAGAAGTGACCGAAAAAGGATTAGCTCTTGGAGAAATGGCAAAAATCCAACAAGAAAAAATTGAGGAATTGACATTATATGTAATCCAACAAAACAAAGAAATAGAGGAATTAAAACTACAGGTTAAAGCTCTATTAAACAAAAAATAG